From Brassica rapa cultivar Chiifu-401-42 chromosome A06, CAAS_Brap_v3.01, whole genome shotgun sequence:
ACTCCCGATTTTGTTGAGGTAGCTTTTCTTATGATCTTCAAATATTTCAGGCTTAAAAGAGATGCCCAGAAAGTCTAAAGATGACTTATTCTGTGGATGAGTCTTGTTTTTGTTATGCAATTGAAGTGCTTTTCTCCTTTTGAGTCGTGCTAACACACTAGGCTGTTAAAAATTCAGGTAGTTGCCACCTCAAGAAGTAAGACGCTCTATGTTGCCAATCTCCCTCGCGAAAAAACTGAAATATCACATATGTAAGTAGCACTTTTAATTTGGGAGCAAGTCTTTCATGACTAATGTTTTTTCCTGACAGCATCGATTTCTTCAAAGATGTTGGAGAAGTTGTTCATGTTCGACTTATTTGCAACCTCATGGGCAATCATGTGGGCACTGgctttgttgagtttgcttctGCTGATGAAGCAAAGAAGGTGAggagtttattttattttaatgactaaaagtattttagtaGTCATTTGAAAGTTTGATTGCTGATAAAAATTCTCTTTTACTTAGGCGCTGGAAAAGAAAAACGGTGAACATTTTCACCGTCGCAAGATTTTTCTTGATGTTCCTAAGAAGGCTCAAGGCCGATTCAAGTATGTTTATGCAAACCTGATTCCAACTTGTTGCTTGAGTTTTTGATTCAGAAGACTAACGCTATTATTATTGTTGATTAGGTATTGCATTGATCACAAGGTTTGGTAAGGAATTTAACTAAATTTGTTATGAGCACTTTGGTTATAGTTGTTTCTATACATTGATAgatgatactttttttttatattgtaggTACGAAGACTACCTTCGACAAGAAAGCCTTTTGATAGGAGCTGACGAAACTCCCGATTTTGCTGAGGTACCTGTTCTTGTTATCTTTCAAATTATGTCCTGCTCGTAGGCATTTAATAACACAACTGTTGTCACAAAGTCTAAAGATACTTATTGGTTGCTAAATACAGGAAAATGTCGTTCGAAGAAAGACACTCTTTGTTGCCAATCTTTCTCACGACAATAACAAATTGCAGATTTCAAATATGTAAGTAGCACCTTTAATTACCTATTTCGTTCTTGTAGCAAGGTTTTGACGACTGATATTACAACTTTCATTTGTACAGTTCCAAAATCTTCAAAGATGTTGTACAAGTTGTCCGTGTTCGACTTATTGTAGACCACTGTGGTGAGCATGTGAGCTGTGggtttgttgagtttgcttctGCTAATGAAGCACAGAAGGTGATGAGACTACTGATGAAAAATAGTATCTGAAAGTAAGATATGCTGATTAAATCTTCTTATCCTGCAGGCGCTACGACACTGGAAAAGAAGATGTAAGCTTATTTTCCACGAGGCTGAAATAGCTGCTACGTACCCTTTCCAACACAAGTAAATTAATGTTCCCTATGTAGATTTGTTTCGCTAACGCATTGCTTTTGTGTTGATGTCATAACAAAGTATTAACActattgtttttgttaattaGGTACAACCTTGCACAAAAGCTTTGGTATGTGATTTAAGTATatgcatttttagtttttgttatcAAGAGTCTGATAAGGGGGTTTGATATATTCCAGGTACGAGGACAAGCTTAGACGAGAATATTTGAAGACCTCCCCGAATCTGAAGATCGCCTCCACTGACAAGTGATAGAAAAAGATGAAGGGCTCTTTGGAGTTTTTACGTACAGTGGCAACTtagtttataactttttattatcagtaatgTTTAAATGCCTTACTTTGATCTCTCACTGCAACGCTCAGGTTTTTTATCACTATGACTTATCGTTTTCCTTATAACTGTCCGCGACAAGATAGAGTTTAGATCAACTGCTTTTCTCACACTGGGAGACCAGCCCCGAATACCAAATAACTTCTAAAAGTTCTCATTACCCCTTGTCTTTTCTCACTATTCTTTGTTTAGAGCATTTTTAACTCTTTGCTGTTATCACTTCTATAATAGTATTTGGTGGTAAAAgtttgagaaaaagactaggatagcaccaaaccaagtttttgttcccaaagtagcactcaaggctcaaagtcacaaaaataagtttcattaaagaggtaaatatacacttataccccttgggttaattaatcaaaaccttagggtttagagttaatggttggggttttggaattagggtttaaaattttataaaaaataaatactaaaataaaaaataaaattttaaaaacagtttcaaaaaatatttttaaattataaaaagaaaatttgaaaaaataaaaaaaaatttaaaaaccaaatttcagaaaaaaatttataaaaatttcgaatctgaaaacatataatctgaaactataaaaaaaaattcttttttttattttttttatttttattttattgatttatttttatttatttttgtttgtttatttaattttaaaccaagggtattagggatattttatcttttaatgaaagtcatttttgtgattttctccttctagtgctatttttgagacataaacttcaaaatgtgttattattgacaattgccctaaaaGTTTTCTAATCCACCTTTATTTCttcttttgaaagaaaaattgttttttctactgtttatagaaaaaaaatataacatttctctattttatattttaggacCCGTGCGTTGCacatgttttatttaatgttttaatacacaaacacataaaaagaatgaaaatattttttttaaattagttctTGGATTTTTTCATTATGTATTGGTCTTATTTtagtaataatattttgtttcttacataaattttgattcatatTTCTATTTCAGTAATCATGGTGTTTTAAAtagcatattaatatttttatttttaatatatacttcacttttaattatttttcaaaaataacaaaatttaaaatgttaaaattacaCAACATCAGtcaatatgtattattcatagtcagttaaatatcaaatatattgctagataaaacataaaatttgttTACTTTAACATCCATGGTGTGACTTTAAcctcttttttatatataatattttattgaaacttttttatagatattttgtAGTACACAACTGTcgttatgttttaaaatttgaagcTCTGTAGTTGTAGCGACTATGTGATATGTGATGTATAATTGTAAGACTGAACTTGATAAATATAGACCACCCTTTTAAACTTTGATCTTAATCTTGTTGATAGTCATTGCATAACAAACTTGTATAGGAAATTGACGTCATTTCGGTTTGAAAAACCATCTTACATCTGCATCTGTTGGGTATAAGACTTCTTCTaggaataaattatttttctttcagcTAACTTCCGGTTAGGATTTCTTCTCCATAGTCAAGTCATGTTGTCCATTGCAAAGTCCTtctcttttatttaaatttcttaGTAGCAGGACCTACAACATTTCATTGCAAAGtcattatcttttatttaaatttcttaGTAGCATAACCTACAACAAAATAACCAATTTTATATTTCGacaaaaacaaacacacatAAGCATAATAGTCATATTAACTTCCCCCATTAACTGACGCACAACAACATGTACAAACGTATAAGTATAACTGAGGCAATAACTAACGTACGGTAGTAtgacaattatatttttttttctttaagagATCAACATCAGTTTAATGTGAAAATCAGGATATCTAGTTATTTCCTCAAGATGTGACGCCCCCCCCAAAAAAGAGTAGAACATGCGAAAATGTAAAAGAACATGCAGAAAAACTCATTTAGTATTTTTCTTGTATCTCTAGTTATTATGTTTGGTGTCAAAGTATGAGAAGTGACAAAATATGAGAGTGCTTAATCACATACATAGATGTGAATAACTGTAATTCcttttggtttatgatttaaaaaaataaaaaaattaactattaAAATAGGAAAGTTGATTATTCATAGagaaatttgaaataattattctacaaatctttttttattagGATTTGAAGAAAGAAAAACTACTATTAAACATTCTTTTACAGTTTTCTTATGTTTAAGCTTTTAGAAAAGGAGAATTagtatcaaataatattttacaattatattttctttagaaatttagaaaaggaaaattagtgttaaataatttttgacaaatatttttaaaaaggaaaaagtagagaaaatattattaaatatttaatttaaaaaaaaaattctatcgtcttattatatttttattaatcatgagATATTTTAACacatgtcaatttttttttttgaaagaaaattactatcaaataatCATGAGAtgttttttctctatttttgccATGCTTGCAAAGTTTAGTTTATGAAATCCTTTTGTAAACATTTtcatttatatgatattaacagttaagcaaaaaaaaaactgtatcaAAATCTaactaaatttgtttttataaatgtcaatcaatataaatattaaccTAAATAGATTCGGATTCCTGAactttataaacattttttgtatattattatcttttgttgaactattaaatattatttaacaacaAAACTTAATCTCTTTCGTAATTAAATTTATGTATAAGTGTACATGTCCTTAGGCAAATATTTGTTTTCCAACAATGTATACTATCATTTCTCTTAAGGGAtgacaaaattattaattaccaACATTGGGCTTACAAGTTACGAGTAAGAGAATTTGAAGGTCACATTCCAGAAAGCTTGGGCCTAGGCCCACTAATAGTAAGTGACATGTGAATGTTTAAGGCCTATATTATCTCGCACTGATTTTAGCAGTGTAGGTGGCTGGTCTGTTTCGGTCTAGTCCGGTCAAGTTGTAAAACCTATCTCTCCTACTCTCAAGAACGACCTTACAAAACAGGATCAAACACAGATATAAGGAGGCATACAAACGGTTCATATAAAGAGATTAAGAAGCAAATATAAGTCTCAAGGTAACCCACAAAGTCTCAACAACTGTAGAAAAGAAACAACAACACAACAAACTTCTTCAAATCTCTAACTTTCTCTGCCTCAAAATTCACCTAACTCGAACGTGCTTCTACATGTTTCTTTTACCTTTCTTCAAGCATCTGTAGCTGTAGGAGAATTCTCAGGTGTCTTCAAAGCCGGAGCTGTTTCAACTGGTTTACTGCCCTTATGTTTGTCAACAGCTACACGAAACTCTTCCACGATCGTTGGGTCTTTGAACTTGAGTGCAAATGTAGAGAGACCATCTCTGCCTTCACTATTCACACAGGCGAATGTGATTCCTTTCTTGTCCATGCTCGCAAGTTTCATTTCAGGGTAGAGACTCGCGTTTAAGATCAACCTGTAGTTCCCTTTAGCTCTCATGACCAGCCTTGCTTTACCACCGTTGCTTGAGACGTTTACCTTGACTTCTCCTTTACCACGCTCTCTCCATCCTCCGTCTAGATACTCGAACATGATCGAATCAGCTGAGAAGGCAGCTTCCTCGTTCTCTTCTCCTGTTTCTACTGAAACTTCTTGCTTTGGAGGAAACCCACTACTACCTTCACTCTTCTTGGTAAGGGATGCACCGAAGAGAGAAGGGCTGTTGCTGCTTGGAAGGCCGAAACCAAAGGGAGATCCAGAAGCATCACCAAATGAGAACTTAGGACCGGAAGAGTCTGTAGTGGCGAGCCCGGTGAATGCGTTTTTGATGCTTGAATGCTGTTGGAACGAACTCAAAGAGCCAGTATTATCACCGTTCTTGTCTGCTTCATCACCTTCTTTATCACCACCTGATTCCTTCTGAACAAGATCCTCAGTTTGGTCTGTTCCTTGGACCGTCTTGTCTACATCCTCATGAGTAGTTTGGTCATCAGATGTCTTTCCACACTGATTCTCATCTTTAGTCTCTTCCTCAGCAGATTCTTTAACATCATCAACCTTCTTGCTCTCAACCTCATCACCGTCCTCATCGTTATCAGTTTCCTTTTGATTGTCCTCAACTACAGCTTCAGCTGGAGTCAACTTAGACTCAACCACAGTGGCTGAAGCAGGTGCAGTAGTAGTAGGGAGCAGTTGAATTCCAGCAAAGGGATTGGTCGTTGCTGCAGGAGGTGCAGCAGAAGGCTCTTTGCGCTTGATTCTAACGATTCTCCTACTAGCCAAAACCTCATCACTGGCCTTCTTGAAAGTCCCACTCTCAAAGTCAGCTGAaacatcctcatcatcatctgGATTCTCACGAGAGAGCTGCTTCAAAGCACCTCTCTTTTTTGAAGGAGGCTGCGCGCTTTCTGAGTCTCCCATTTGAGAGAGTATCAACAATCACTTAAAGAACACCctacaaaacaaaaccaaacaaaaataaaaagctaaactttttcttttttatagaTCTACAACAAGAGTGAATCTGTTAACCTCTAAAGCTCAatctatacaaaaaaaaaaaggttagttCTTTGCGTGTATTGAAATCAAAAACCCTAGATGAAAGGAAGCTTCGACCACATTTTCGAATTAGGAACCCGATCGAATCTATCGAGGAGCGTGAAATCGATCGAACAAGTCGTGATTTCAAAAACCCTAGAATCGGAGAAGCTAGACCTAAGACCATTTCCGAGAAATTGGAAATAGATTCGACGAAAGTGAGCGGCGAAGGACTTaccggaggaggaggaaaaCAAAAACGAATCGCCGGAGGGAAGTGGGGGTCTCTGACGAGAGAGACGAAGAGGTTAATAATAGGGTTAATTTGCCAAATAGCCAATTTTAGAGGCAAAATGAAGAATATAGCTATGATTTTGACATTATTAAGTCACTGACAATTTTTTCCAAGTTTCATCCGGTTTTATCCTTTTTAATAACAAGTTGCAGgtgaaagaaaaaataagtgATAATGTTGATGGTAAAAAATATGTGGACCTAAAAAATCAAGACTATAGTTGATAAGAAAATCAACGATGCTCAACAATGGATGATAGATGGTGGTGGTTACCGCAATGGCAATGGACGGAAGATGTGGTGGTGATGGTTACAACGACGGTGTGAAAACTATGGTGGTAGTGGTTGTAGAGAATGAAGCGGTCGTGGATACATGAAAAGATGATCTTTCATAATAAAGATTACTGTGGTTGTGGTGGTGCTCGTGGTAATCACTGACATAATTAATGTGGTTGAAGAAGGAGACATtataaatagaatggaacataTCAAATAGTCTAGTAcatattgttcaaattttgaaatgtatATGATTGCAATGAAAGAAGTAATGATTATCCCAATGTTAACTCAAACTTTCCATAAACTAAACTCAAAATACTAATCACTAAAACCTAAaaggaaatataaaccctaactcaaatatcaaaatatgcacATAGTACATAATATGAAGTAGTATCAAAATAGAATAGTAACAAACAAAATAGCATAGTTCATATtgttcaaatttcaaaatgtcTATGATTACATGGAAAAAAGTAATGCTTATCCCAACGTCAACCCAAACCTCTCATAAACTAAACCTAAAACACTAATCATTAAAccctaaaagaaaatataaaccctaacccAAATATCAATGGTATGGAACAAACTGAATGGTATGAAATAGCAAATAGAATAGTATGATGGATTTCGTGGCGGTGATCATGTCGGATGTGTGGTGAAGTGGGGGTTACGGAGAAAACACTTGACTGTAGATTTCAAAAGCGGAGACGACATATCTTGCATAGATTATATGGATTTGGAGATGGTTGTGATGGCTATATAATTGGAGATGATCGTATTGTAATGGTGACAAAAGATAAGTGATGGTAGTTGATAATCGAAGAAgaaggaaaatatatttttctctttcaTTAACCGGAGAACAGGGGcaatatagtatatattgtaAAAATAATGGAGGTACTTTATTTTTTGGTTAGTTacttaattattgttttttttgtggcTATACATCCCTATTTCCCTTAATAATAAGTAGAGAaggaataaaaaaaagtattattattttttatttatttttattctttggGACATGTGTCAGTTTCTTATTATTGGTTTCCACACAGAGGTTCATAATACATTACATTGCGTCTGTCCATTATTCGATTCGACTTTTTGTTCCaacatcaaaaataaaaataactgaaAGAAATTTTAAGCATctcgttttgtttttttttttcctctgaaGAATTTATATTAACAATGGAAGGATACATTTGAGAGATACAATTTCGTTTAATTGTTGTCTactattatatttgtttttgctttttgGACATATTGATCGAAAAACTCATcatcacaatactaaaagcaaCATTTCCTTAAAATCTATGTTGTCACGTcactaaaaataatttacagaAGGAATCTTCTCCTATAAATAACAATTTCGATTGAACTCATCACTACGATAAAAAAATGTTTGGTTTCATCCAAGAATATTAGCGTgtccaaaaaaaattttttggCAACCTTTGATGTACTCTTAAAGGCCTATACAAAATGTAATccttgatgtttttttttttttgattgaaTATCAAATTTATTGAGCAATGTAAAGCACATTTATAAGAAGTATGTGAAGCTATGCTAGGCTAACTAGGACAAAGAATGAAAAAATGCATTGT
This genomic window contains:
- the LOC103871212 gene encoding nuclear pore complex protein NUP50A isoform X1, which translates into the protein MGDSESAQPPSKKRGALKQLSRENPDDDEDVSADFESGTFKKASDEVLASRRIVRIKRKEPSAAPPAATTNPFAGIQLLPTTTAPASATVVESKLTPAEAVVEDNQKETDNDEDGDEVESKKVDDVKESAEEETKDENQCGKTSDDQTTHEDVDKTVQGTDQTEDLVQKESGGDKEGDEADKNGDNTGSLSSFQQHSSIKNAFTGLATTDSSGPKFSFGDASGSPFGFGLPSSNSPSLFGASLTKKSEGSSGFPPKQEVSVETGEENEEAAFSADSIMFEYLDGGWRERGKGEVKVNVSSNGGKARLVMRAKGNYRLILNASLYPEMKLASMDKKGITFACVNSEGRDGLSTFALKFKDPTIVEEFRVAVDKHKGSKPVETAPALKTPENSPTATDA
- the LOC103871212 gene encoding nuclear pore complex protein NUP50A isoform X2 — its product is MGDSESAQPPSKKRGALKQLSRENPDDDEDVSADFESGTFKKASDEVLASRRIVRIKRKEPSAAPPAATTNPFAGIQLLPTTTAPASATVVESKLTPAEAVVEDNQKETDNDEDGDEVESKKVDDVKESAEEETKDENQCGKTSDDQTTHEDVDKTVQGTDQTEDLVQKESGGDKEGDEADKNGDNTGSLSSFQQHSSIKNAFTGLATTDSSGPKFSFGDASGSPFGFGLPSSNSPSLFGASLTKKSEGSSGFPPKQEVSVETGEENEEAAFSADSIMFEYLDGGWRERGKGEVKVNVSSNGGKARLVMRAKGNYRLILNASLYPQMKLASMDKKGITFACVNGEGRDGLSTFALKFKDPTIVEEFRVAVDKHKGSKPIETAPTSKTPENSPTATDA